From Streptomyces sp. CMB-StM0423, a single genomic window includes:
- a CDS encoding FAD-binding and (Fe-S)-binding domain-containing protein: MPLLQPKPSALRPGRGAAAPAPDRVADDLAAGTPEPLRGELTALLGAEKVLTGASDLVRYASDASPYRFVPQAVAVAETVADVSALFRFARERGRKLVFRAAGTSLNGQAQGEDILVDVRRHWAGVEVLDDAAARARVGPGTTVVRANATLARHGRVLGPDPASAIACTLGGVVANNASGMTAGTTRNSYRTLASLTFVLPSGTVVDTAAPDADERLAAAEPELCRGLLALKAEIEADAELTARIRAKYEIKNTNGYRLDAFLDGATPVQILRGLMVGSEGTLGFIADTVFDTLPLDRHTSTALLFFPALQAAAAAVPAFNAAGARAVEVMDGNTLRASVSVAGVPADWAELPKDTAALLVEFRAPDEAAREAYEEAAAGVLAGLDLVAPVGSVAAEGNAFTRDPGRIGGYWKARKAFVTAVGGSRPAGTTLITEDFAVPPGRLAEACEALLELQARHGFDAAVAGHAAHGNLHFLLAFDAAEPADVERYAAFMDDFCRLTVERFDGSLKAEHATGRNIAPFLALEWGERATGLMWRIKELIDPSGILAPRVLLDRDPQAHLRGLKTIPRIEDIADPCIECGFCEPTCPSGDLTTTPRQRIVLRREMLRQPPDAPVTGSLLQAYGYDAVDTCAGDSTCSLDCPVGIDTGQMMKDFRHARHSAREERAAAGTARRFRQVERAARLAVAVAHRLGDRVPGAATRLARRAVRPDLVPEWLPEIPAPAARRLPGTVREGAAAVYFPACVNRIFGGPDDARGPNLAEAVVAVSARAGRPVWIPDDVAGTCCSTIWHSKGYDDGTRLMANRIVEAAWRWTDGARLPVVVDASSCTLGLAHEVVPYLTESSRKLHAQLTVVDSLNWAADELLPRLTVERKTSAAVVHPTCSMRHLGNTGRLTALAEAVAEEVVVPDDAACCAFAGDRGLLHKELTASATAREAAEVTARDYDAHLSANRMCEIGMDRATGRSYRSVLLELERATRPAAVRGRRG, from the coding sequence ATGCCGCTGCTCCAGCCCAAGCCCTCGGCCCTGCGCCCCGGCCGCGGTGCGGCGGCGCCCGCGCCCGACCGGGTCGCCGACGACCTCGCCGCGGGCACGCCGGAGCCGCTGCGCGGGGAGCTGACGGCGCTGCTGGGCGCGGAGAAGGTGCTGACGGGCGCCTCGGACCTGGTGCGGTACGCCTCGGACGCCAGCCCGTACCGGTTCGTGCCGCAGGCGGTGGCCGTCGCCGAGACGGTCGCGGACGTCTCGGCGCTCTTCCGGTTCGCCCGCGAGCGCGGACGGAAGCTGGTCTTCCGGGCGGCCGGCACGTCGCTGAACGGCCAGGCGCAGGGCGAGGACATCCTCGTCGACGTACGCCGCCACTGGGCGGGCGTCGAGGTGCTCGACGACGCCGCGGCGCGCGCCCGCGTCGGCCCCGGCACCACCGTCGTACGGGCCAACGCCACCCTCGCCCGGCACGGCCGCGTCCTCGGCCCCGACCCGGCCAGCGCCATCGCCTGCACCCTCGGCGGCGTCGTCGCCAACAACGCCTCGGGCATGACGGCCGGCACCACGCGCAACTCGTACCGCACGCTCGCCTCGCTGACCTTCGTGCTGCCCTCCGGCACCGTCGTGGACACCGCCGCGCCCGACGCCGACGAGCGGCTGGCCGCCGCCGAGCCGGAGCTGTGCCGCGGGCTGCTCGCGCTCAAGGCGGAGATCGAGGCGGACGCGGAGCTGACGGCCCGGATCCGCGCCAAGTACGAGATCAAGAACACCAACGGCTACCGGCTCGACGCCTTCCTCGACGGCGCCACCCCGGTGCAGATCCTGCGCGGGCTGATGGTCGGCTCCGAGGGCACGCTCGGCTTCATCGCCGACACCGTCTTCGACACCCTGCCCCTGGACCGGCACACCTCCACCGCGCTGCTGTTCTTCCCCGCCCTCCAGGCCGCCGCGGCCGCGGTGCCGGCGTTCAACGCCGCCGGGGCGCGGGCCGTGGAGGTGATGGACGGCAACACACTGCGCGCCTCCGTGAGCGTCGCCGGGGTGCCCGCCGACTGGGCGGAGCTGCCGAAGGACACGGCGGCGCTGCTGGTGGAGTTCCGGGCGCCGGACGAGGCGGCGCGGGAGGCGTACGAGGAGGCGGCGGCCGGGGTGCTGGCGGGGCTCGACCTCGTGGCGCCAGTCGGGTCCGTCGCCGCCGAGGGCAACGCGTTCACCCGCGACCCGGGCCGTATCGGCGGCTACTGGAAGGCGCGCAAGGCGTTCGTCACCGCCGTGGGCGGCTCCCGCCCGGCCGGTACGACCCTCATCACCGAGGACTTCGCCGTCCCGCCCGGCCGGCTCGCGGAAGCCTGTGAGGCGCTGCTCGAACTCCAGGCGCGGCACGGCTTCGACGCCGCCGTCGCCGGCCACGCCGCCCACGGCAACCTGCACTTCCTGCTCGCCTTCGACGCCGCCGAGCCCGCCGACGTCGAGCGGTACGCGGCCTTCATGGACGACTTCTGTCGGCTGACCGTCGAGCGCTTCGACGGCTCGCTGAAGGCCGAGCACGCCACCGGCCGCAACATCGCCCCGTTCCTCGCGCTGGAGTGGGGCGAGCGGGCCACCGGGCTGATGTGGCGGATCAAGGAGCTGATCGACCCGAGCGGCATCCTCGCCCCGCGGGTGCTGCTCGACCGCGACCCGCAGGCGCACCTGCGCGGGCTGAAGACCATCCCGCGGATCGAGGACATCGCCGACCCCTGCATCGAGTGCGGCTTCTGCGAACCCACCTGCCCCAGCGGCGACCTGACCACCACCCCGCGGCAACGCATCGTGCTGCGCCGGGAGATGCTGCGCCAGCCGCCGGACGCACCGGTCACCGGCAGCCTTCTCCAGGCGTACGGGTACGACGCCGTCGACACCTGCGCCGGCGACTCCACGTGCAGCCTGGACTGCCCCGTGGGCATCGACACCGGGCAGATGATGAAGGACTTCCGGCACGCCCGGCACTCCGCCCGCGAGGAGCGCGCCGCCGCCGGCACCGCCCGCCGCTTCCGCCAGGTCGAACGAGCCGCCCGGCTGGCCGTCGCCGTCGCGCACCGGCTCGGCGACCGGGTGCCGGGCGCCGCGACCCGGCTCGCGCGCCGCGCGGTGCGCCCAGACCTCGTACCCGAGTGGCTGCCGGAGATCCCCGCTCCCGCCGCGCGCCGGCTGCCCGGCACCGTCCGCGAGGGCGCCGCCGCCGTCTACTTCCCCGCGTGCGTCAACCGCATCTTCGGCGGCCCGGACGACGCCCGCGGACCGAACCTCGCGGAGGCCGTCGTCGCCGTCTCCGCCCGCGCCGGGCGGCCCGTGTGGATCCCGGACGACGTCGCCGGCACCTGCTGCTCCACCATCTGGCACTCCAAGGGCTACGACGACGGCACCCGGCTGATGGCCAACCGCATCGTCGAGGCCGCCTGGCGGTGGACCGACGGCGCCCGGCTGCCGGTCGTCGTCGACGCCTCGTCCTGCACCCTGGGCCTCGCGCACGAGGTGGTGCCGTATCTGACGGAGTCGAGCCGCAAGCTGCACGCGCAGCTCACCGTCGTGGACTCGCTCAACTGGGCCGCAGACGAGCTGCTGCCCCGCCTGACGGTCGAGCGCAAGACGTCCGCCGCCGTGGTCCACCCGACCTGCTCGATGCGCCACCTGGGCAACACCGGCCGGCTCACCGCGCTGGCCGAGGCGGTCGCGGAGGAGGTCGTCGTGCCGGACGACGCGGCCTGCTGCGCCTTCGCCGGCGACCGCGGCCTGCTGCACAAGGAGCTGACCGCGTCCGCGACCGCGCGCGAGGCCGCGGAGGTCACCGCCCGCGACTACGACGCGCACCTGTCGGCGAACCGGATGTGCGAGATCGGCATGGACCGGGCCACCGGCCGCTCGTACCGCTCCGTGCTGCTGGAGCTGGAGCGCGCCACCCGCCCCGCGGCGGTCCGGGGGCGCCGCGGATAA
- a CDS encoding MarR family winged helix-turn-helix transcriptional regulator: MSQSSPPPADVTGQLAEQLLLLTRRIHYAQKHHFKPLGITPAQSRLLRTLERHEEPPRMADLAEHLGVVPRAVTTHVDALEAGGLVRRVPDPANRRVIRIETTAAGRTALAELHRARLAAAADVLEPLSEQQREKLLGLIAPLVDTHGHAC, translated from the coding sequence GTGTCCCAGTCGTCCCCGCCCCCCGCAGACGTGACCGGCCAGTTGGCGGAGCAGCTCCTGCTGCTCACCCGCCGGATCCACTACGCGCAGAAGCACCACTTCAAGCCGCTGGGCATCACGCCCGCCCAGTCCCGGCTGCTGCGCACCCTGGAGCGCCACGAGGAGCCGCCGCGGATGGCCGACCTCGCCGAGCACCTCGGCGTCGTGCCCCGCGCGGTCACCACGCACGTCGACGCGCTGGAGGCGGGCGGCCTGGTCCGGCGCGTACCCGACCCGGCCAACCGGCGGGTGATCCGGATCGAGACCACCGCGGCCGGGCGCACGGCGCTCGCCGAGCTGCACCGGGCCCGCCTCGCGGCGGCCGCGGACGTGCTGGAGCCGCTGTCCGAACAGCAGCGTGAAAAACTGCTGGGGCTCATCGCCCCCCTGGTCGACACGCACGGCCACGCCTGCTGA
- a CDS encoding ABC transporter ATP-binding protein translates to MPHDPLDGWSPAPSEPEQPAQVRRILALFRPYRGRLAVVGLLVAASSLVSVASPFLLREVVDTALPEGRTGLLSLLALGMVGVAVLGGVFGVLQTLISTTVGQRVMHDLRTAVYAQLQRMPLAFFTRTRTGEVQSRIANDIGGMQATVTTTATSLVSNLTSVIATVVAMLALDWRLTVVSLLLLPLFVWIARRVGRERKKITSQRQKQMAAMAAGVTESLSVSGIMLGRTMGRSDSLTRDFADESESLVDVEVRANMAGRWRMATIGVVMAAMPAVIYWTAGLASGTGGQAVSIGTVVAFVSLQQGLFRPTVSLLSTGVQMQTSLALFQRIFEYLDLPVDIAEPEHPVRVAKPRGEVRFENVDFAYEAGQPTLRDVDLTVPAGTSLAIVGPTGAGKSTLGYLVPRLYDVTGGRVTLDGTDVRDLDFDSLARAVGVVAQETYLFHASVGDNLRFARPDATDAEIEAAARAAQIHDHIAALPDGYDTLVGERGYRFSGGEKQRLALARTILRDPPVLILDEATSALDTRTERAVQEAVDALAAGRTTITIAHRLSTIRDADQIAVLHDGRIAELGTHEKLMAAGGRYAALVRRDLDADASAVAGGEPVAEGASVTV, encoded by the coding sequence ATGCCGCACGATCCTCTCGACGGGTGGTCACCCGCACCCTCAGAGCCGGAGCAGCCCGCCCAGGTGCGCCGGATCCTCGCGCTCTTCCGCCCGTACCGCGGCCGCCTCGCCGTGGTCGGGCTGCTGGTGGCCGCGTCCTCGCTGGTCTCGGTAGCCTCGCCGTTCCTGCTCCGCGAGGTCGTCGACACCGCCCTGCCCGAGGGCCGCACCGGGCTGCTCAGCCTGCTCGCGCTCGGCATGGTCGGCGTCGCCGTGCTCGGCGGCGTCTTCGGCGTGCTCCAGACCCTCATCTCCACCACCGTCGGCCAGCGCGTCATGCACGACCTGCGCACCGCCGTCTACGCCCAGTTGCAGCGCATGCCGCTGGCGTTCTTCACCCGCACCCGCACCGGCGAGGTGCAGTCCCGCATCGCCAACGACATCGGCGGCATGCAGGCCACCGTCACCACCACCGCCACCTCGCTGGTCTCCAACCTCACCAGCGTCATCGCCACCGTCGTCGCGATGCTCGCGCTCGACTGGCGGCTGACCGTCGTCTCGCTGCTCCTGCTGCCGCTCTTCGTCTGGATCGCCCGCCGCGTCGGCCGCGAGCGCAAGAAGATCACCTCGCAGCGGCAGAAGCAGATGGCCGCCATGGCCGCGGGCGTGACCGAGTCGCTGTCGGTCAGCGGCATCATGCTCGGCCGCACCATGGGCCGCTCCGACAGCCTCACCCGCGACTTCGCCGACGAGTCGGAGAGCCTGGTGGACGTGGAGGTACGGGCCAACATGGCGGGCCGCTGGCGGATGGCCACCATCGGCGTCGTCATGGCCGCCATGCCGGCCGTCATCTACTGGACCGCGGGCCTGGCCTCCGGCACCGGCGGGCAGGCCGTGTCCATCGGCACCGTCGTCGCCTTCGTCTCGCTCCAGCAGGGCCTCTTCCGGCCCACCGTCAGCCTGCTCTCCACCGGCGTGCAGATGCAGACCTCGCTCGCCCTCTTCCAGCGCATCTTCGAGTACCTCGACCTGCCCGTCGACATCGCCGAGCCCGAGCACCCGGTGCGGGTGGCGAAGCCCCGCGGCGAGGTGCGCTTCGAGAACGTCGACTTCGCGTACGAGGCGGGTCAGCCGACGCTGCGCGACGTCGACCTCACCGTGCCGGCCGGCACCAGCCTGGCGATCGTCGGCCCCACCGGCGCCGGCAAGTCCACCCTGGGCTACCTGGTGCCGCGGCTGTACGACGTCACCGGTGGCCGGGTCACCCTCGACGGCACCGACGTGCGCGACCTCGACTTCGACTCGCTCGCCCGCGCGGTCGGCGTCGTCGCCCAGGAGACGTACCTCTTCCACGCCTCCGTCGGCGACAACCTGCGCTTCGCCCGCCCGGACGCCACCGACGCCGAGATCGAGGCCGCCGCCCGCGCCGCGCAGATCCACGACCACATCGCCGCCCTGCCCGACGGCTACGACACCCTCGTCGGCGAGCGCGGCTACCGCTTCTCCGGCGGCGAGAAACAGCGCCTGGCCCTCGCCCGCACCATCCTGCGCGACCCGCCGGTGCTCATCCTCGACGAGGCCACCAGCGCCCTGGACACCCGCACCGAGCGCGCGGTGCAGGAGGCGGTCGACGCGCTGGCCGCGGGCCGCACGACGATCACCATCGCGCACCGGCTCTCCACGATCCGCGACGCCGACCAGATCGCGGTCCTGCACGACGGCCGGATCGCCGAACTCGGCACGCACGAGAAGCTGATGGCCGCCGGCGGCCGGTACGCGGCGCTGGTCCGCCGCGACCTTGACGCCGACGCGAGCGCGGTGGCCGGGGGCGAGCCGGTGGCGGAGGGCGCGTCGGTCACCGTCTGA
- a CDS encoding O-acetyl-ADP-ribose deacetylase codes for MGVLTAVHGDITEQRVDAVVNAANSSLLGGGGVDGAIHRRGGKSIVEECRELRASAYPDGLPAGRAVATTAGLLPVRWVIHTVGPVWTRAEDRSAQLASCYRESLAVARELGARTVAFPAVSTGAYGWPLDDAARIAVAAVQEAVDKRAFDEVRFVLFDIRAHEAFARHLG; via the coding sequence ATGGGTGTGCTCACGGCCGTGCACGGCGACATCACCGAGCAGCGGGTCGACGCGGTGGTCAACGCCGCCAACTCCTCGCTGCTGGGCGGCGGGGGCGTCGACGGCGCCATCCACCGCAGGGGCGGCAAGAGCATCGTCGAGGAGTGCCGCGAACTGCGCGCCTCCGCCTACCCGGACGGCCTGCCCGCGGGCCGCGCGGTGGCCACCACCGCCGGGCTGCTGCCGGTCCGCTGGGTGATCCACACCGTCGGTCCGGTGTGGACACGCGCCGAGGACCGCTCGGCGCAACTGGCCTCCTGCTACCGCGAGTCGCTGGCCGTCGCCCGCGAACTGGGCGCCCGCACGGTCGCGTTCCCCGCCGTGTCCACCGGCGCGTACGGCTGGCCGCTGGACGACGCGGCGAGGATCGCGGTGGCCGCGGTTCAGGAGGCCGTCGACAAGAGGGCCTTCGACGAGGTGCGCTTCGTCCTCTTCGACATCCGGGCCCACGAGGCGTTCGCCCGGCACCTCGGCTGA
- a CDS encoding YqjF family protein, with product MHKPEPVTPDAPHAVRFPLLTQQWLDLTFVHWAFEPDAVARLLPRGTVPDTHDGVAYVGLIAFRMHRVGWLRLPAVPYLGSFPETNVRLYSVDGRGRRGVVFRSLDAARLVPVVLGRLGFGLPYVWSRMAVRRAGDTVVYTSSRRRPGPRGAYSRLTVRPGARVGEPSALEHFLTARWGLHTTFFGGTAYLPNEHPRWPLHRAELVRCEENLVAAAGLPAPAGDPVSVLYSPGVPVRLGRPRRASSTAGP from the coding sequence GTGCACAAGCCCGAGCCCGTCACCCCCGACGCCCCGCACGCCGTACGGTTCCCGCTGCTCACCCAGCAGTGGCTGGACCTGACGTTCGTCCACTGGGCCTTCGAGCCGGACGCCGTGGCGCGGCTGCTGCCCCGCGGGACCGTGCCGGACACCCACGACGGGGTCGCGTACGTCGGGCTCATCGCCTTCCGGATGCACCGCGTCGGGTGGCTGCGGCTGCCCGCGGTGCCGTACCTCGGGTCCTTCCCGGAGACCAACGTGCGCCTCTACTCGGTCGACGGCCGCGGGCGGCGCGGTGTCGTGTTCCGCTCGCTGGACGCAGCCCGGCTGGTCCCCGTGGTGCTGGGCCGGCTCGGCTTCGGGCTCCCGTACGTGTGGTCGCGGATGGCCGTCCGCCGGGCCGGTGACACCGTCGTCTACACCAGTTCCCGCCGCCGGCCGGGCCCGCGCGGCGCGTACAGCCGCCTGACCGTGCGTCCGGGCGCACGGGTCGGCGAGCCGAGCGCGCTTGAGCACTTCCTCACCGCGCGCTGGGGGCTGCACACCACCTTCTTCGGCGGTACGGCCTACCTGCCCAACGAACATCCCCGCTGGCCGCTGCACCGCGCGGAGCTGGTCCGGTGCGAGGAGAACCTGGTCGCGGCGGCGGGCCTGCCCGCGCCCGCCGGCGACCCGGTCAGCGTCCTGTACTCGCCGGGCGTCCCGGTGCGCCTCGGCCGCCCGCGGCGCGCCTCGTCGACGGCCGGTCCGTAA
- a CDS encoding S1 family peptidase, whose protein sequence is MNGRMRTIMRLGGLTTAVVAILSMSGAAAAAGSPEPTPPPTTRIVGGQPASETYSFMASLQSASGSHTCGGSLVDPSWVVTAAHCGTPYQVRIGTTDRTAGGEVRRVVERRQLAADMTLLRLDTPSAQTPVPIAASAPAGSATRLIGWGQTCPTRGCGAPPVGLRQLDTTVLADSSCAGIQGAYELCVNGGGGRGACYGDSGGPAVVGGPGDWRLVGATSRGTAGTCAVSPAIYGDVTSVKSRIDAIIGGA, encoded by the coding sequence ATGAACGGACGAATGCGCACCATCATGCGGCTCGGCGGGTTAACGACCGCCGTCGTGGCCATTCTGTCGATGTCGGGCGCGGCCGCGGCCGCCGGCAGCCCGGAGCCCACGCCCCCGCCTACGACGCGGATCGTCGGCGGCCAGCCCGCTTCCGAGACGTACTCCTTCATGGCCTCGCTGCAGAGTGCGTCGGGCAGCCACACCTGCGGCGGCAGCCTGGTCGACCCGAGCTGGGTCGTCACCGCCGCGCACTGCGGCACCCCGTACCAGGTGCGGATCGGCACCACCGACCGCACCGCGGGCGGCGAGGTCCGCCGCGTCGTCGAACGGCGCCAGCTCGCCGCCGACATGACCCTGCTGCGGCTCGACACCCCCTCGGCCCAGACGCCCGTCCCCATCGCCGCCTCCGCGCCCGCCGGTTCGGCGACCCGGCTGATCGGCTGGGGCCAGACCTGCCCGACCCGCGGCTGCGGTGCCCCGCCGGTGGGGCTGCGGCAGCTCGACACCACGGTCCTCGCCGACTCCTCCTGCGCGGGCATCCAGGGCGCGTACGAGCTGTGCGTGAACGGCGGCGGCGGCCGGGGCGCGTGCTACGGCGACTCCGGCGGCCCGGCGGTCGTCGGCGGGCCCGGCGACTGGCGGCTCGTCGGCGCCACGAGCCGCGGCACGGCGGGCACCTGCGCCGTCTCCCCCGCGATCTACGGGGACGTGACGTCGGTGAAGTCCCGGATCGACGCCATCATCGGCGGCGCCTGA
- a CDS encoding helix-turn-helix domain-containing protein — protein MLETLGIPPYAESVYRALLAAPGRTVAQLAGELRRSERATRRSVTELEEVGLVSRLPGRPVRLLATRPDTAVDLLVARRRRELGELQRNARTLAATLSAGRQPDELLEILTGRQAIAERFGQLVRGCERELLVFDRPPYAADVTPSEEGVTARLHEQVVVRGIYAPESLEYPGALAAAQRAAANGEQSRVHPQVPMKLALADRAVALLPIALDDQVDSALVIRPCALLDALVSLFELLWQQAAPLLPRPAQDRPSCSDLGLLTLLAAGIKDEAIARQLGVSPRTVTRRVAELLDELGARTRFQAGILAQRRGWLPDPEPHGRPE, from the coding sequence ATGCTTGAGACCCTGGGGATACCGCCGTACGCCGAGTCCGTCTACCGCGCGCTGCTCGCGGCGCCCGGCCGCACCGTCGCCCAGCTCGCCGGGGAGCTGCGGCGCTCCGAGCGCGCCACCCGGCGCAGCGTCACGGAGTTGGAGGAGGTGGGCCTGGTCAGCCGGCTGCCCGGGCGCCCGGTGCGGCTGCTGGCCACCCGCCCGGACACCGCCGTCGACCTGCTCGTCGCGCGGCGCCGCCGGGAGCTGGGCGAACTGCAGCGCAACGCGCGGACGCTGGCGGCGACGCTGAGCGCGGGCCGGCAGCCGGACGAACTGCTGGAGATCCTCACCGGCCGGCAGGCCATCGCGGAGCGCTTCGGCCAGCTCGTCCGCGGCTGCGAGCGGGAGTTGCTGGTCTTCGACCGGCCGCCGTACGCGGCGGACGTGACGCCCTCGGAGGAGGGGGTGACGGCGCGGCTGCACGAGCAGGTGGTGGTACGCGGCATCTACGCCCCGGAGTCGCTGGAGTACCCCGGCGCGCTGGCCGCGGCGCAGCGGGCGGCGGCCAACGGCGAGCAGTCGCGGGTCCATCCGCAGGTGCCGATGAAGCTGGCCCTCGCGGACCGGGCGGTGGCGCTGCTGCCGATCGCGCTCGACGACCAGGTGGACAGCGCGCTGGTGATCCGCCCGTGCGCGCTGCTGGACGCGCTGGTGAGCCTCTTCGAGCTGCTGTGGCAGCAGGCCGCGCCGCTGCTGCCGCGGCCCGCGCAGGACCGTCCCTCGTGCTCGGACCTGGGGCTGCTGACGCTGCTGGCGGCGGGGATCAAGGACGAGGCGATCGCCCGGCAGTTGGGCGTGAGTCCGCGGACGGTCACGCGGCGGGTGGCGGAGCTGCTGGACGAACTGGGCGCCCGCACCCGCTTCCAGGCGGGAATCCTGGCACAGCGCCGCGGCTGGCTTCCCGACCCGGAACCGCACGGCCGGCCGGAGTAA